The following coding sequences are from one Nicotiana tomentosiformis chromosome 3, ASM39032v3, whole genome shotgun sequence window:
- the LOC104109701 gene encoding patellin-3, protein MADTAPTVHTLQPPSTAEEDTPPPPPPPAVEPAATEPPLASVEVEPVKQESVTEAEEHHPAVTVVEKDTPLTEPPPEEPTLVAAEQVSVTVPEKEAEGVSVTESDKSKPADVKKIPESLVSFKEESNIVSDLSDSERKSLEELKFLVQESIKNQTFTTGTPAKTQEIQTPSTEITDLPQEVSIWGVPLLKDDRTDVILLKFLRARDFKIKESFAMLKKTILWRKEFNIEELVDEDLGDDLDKVVFMHGHDKEGHPVCYNVYGEFQNKELYNKTFGDEEKRNKFLRWRIQFLERSIRKLDFNPGGINTIFQVSDLKNSPGPGKRELRLATRQALHLLQDNYPEFVAKQVFINVPWWYLAFYTMISPFMTQRTKSKFVFAGPSKTAETLYKYVSPEQVPVQYGGLSVDYCECNPEFTVNDPATEIIVKPATKQTVEIIVNEKCIIVWELRVLGWEVTYSAEYVPNTDSGYTVNIQKPRKMTPTDEPVVSSSFKIVELGKILLTIDNPTSKKKKLLYRYKDKPYSD, encoded by the exons ATGGCTGATACAGCCCCAACTGTACATACCCTTCAGCCACCATCCACGGCTGAAGAAGATaccccacccccacctccaccaccagCAGTAGAACCAGCAGCTACTGAACCACCTCTTGCTTCAGTTGAAGTTGAACCAGTGAAGCAAGAATCAGTAACAGAAGCTGAGGAACATCACCCTGCTGTTACTGTAGTTGAAAAGGATACTCCTTTAACTGAGCCTCCACCGGAAGAACCAACTCTGGTTGCAGCTGAACAGGTCTCTGTTACTGTTCCTGAGAAAGAAGCAGAGGGTGTTAGTGTTACTGAATCTGACAAATCTAAACCAGCTGATGTGAAAAAGATCCCTGAATCTTTGGTTTCATTCAAAGAAGAAAGCAACATAGTCTCAGATCTATCTGATTCTGAGAGAAAATCACTTGAAGAGCTCAAATTTCTTGTTCAAGAATCCATTAAAAATCAAACCTTTACTACTGGAACCCCAGCTAAAACCCAAGAAATTCAAACCCCATCAACAGAAATTACTGATTTGCCTCAGGAAGTATCCATTTGGGGAGTGCCACTATTGAAAGATGATAGGACAGATGTGATTCTGCTCAAGTTTCTTAGAGCTAGAGATTTCAAGATTAAGGAGTCATTTGCAATGTTAAAGAAGACAATTCTATGGAGAAAAGAGTTTAACATTGAAGAGCTTGTAGATGAAGATCTTGGAGATGATCTTGATAAGGTTGTGTTTATGCATGGTCATGACAAAGAGGGACATCCTGTTTGCTATAATGTGTATGGGGAGTTTCAGAATAAGGAATTGTATAACAAAACCTTTGGAGATGAAGAGAAGAGGAACAAGTTCTTGCGCTGGCGGATTCAGTTCTTGGAGAGAAGTATAAGGAAGTTGGATTTCAATCCAGGTGGAATCAATACTATCTTTCAAGTTAGTGATCTCAAGAACTCTCCTGGTCCAGGGAAAAGGGAGCTTCGACTTGCTACTAGGCAGGCCTTGCATTTGCTTCAGGATAATTATCCTGAGTTCGTGGCGAAGCAG GTGTTCATCAACGTCCCTTGGTGGTATTTAGCTTTCTACACAATGATCAGCCCATTCATGACCCAGAGAACAAAAAGCAAGTTTGTATTTGCTGGTCCATCCAAGACTGCAGAAACCCTCTACAA GTATGTATCTCCTGAGCAAGTACCTGTTCAATATGGGGGCCTCAGCGTCGATTACTGTGAATGCAATCCTGAGTTCACTGTCAATGATCCAGCCACAGAGATCATTGTAAAACCTGCAACAAAGCAGACCGTGGAGATCATTGTAAATGAG AAATGCATTATTGTCTGGGAGCTACGTGTATTGGGTTGGGAGGTGACTTATAGTGCTGAATATGTGCCGAATACAGACAGTGGATATACTGTTAACATACAGAAGCCTAGGAAGATGACCCCAACTGATGAACCTGTTGTTAGCAGCAGCTTCAAGATCGTTGAGCTAGGTAAGATACTGTTGACGATTGACAATCCCACGTCAAAGAAGAAGAAGCTTCTTTACAGGTACAAGGATAAGCCCTATTCCGACTGA